A single region of the Terriglobales bacterium genome encodes:
- a CDS encoding metal-dependent hydrolase: MNLQGAKLTWLGHATFKLETPGGKTVLLDPWVASNPSCPEDQKSFPQVDGMLVTHAHFDHIADVIPLAQQHNPVVVGIFELCTWLQKKGVKQIAPMNKGGSQTVGDIRVTMVHADHSCGLQDGDQILYGGEACGYVITLENGLKIYHAGDTNVFGDMRIIHELYKPDLALLPIGDLFTMSPREASYACELLRPRAVVPMHFGTFPLLTGTPAEFRRMAADLDVEVIELKPGQTLS; encoded by the coding sequence ATGAACCTGCAAGGCGCCAAGCTGACGTGGCTGGGGCACGCCACCTTCAAGCTGGAGACCCCGGGAGGCAAGACCGTGCTCCTCGATCCCTGGGTGGCGAGCAATCCCTCTTGTCCCGAGGACCAGAAGTCGTTCCCGCAGGTGGACGGGATGCTGGTGACCCACGCCCACTTCGACCACATCGCCGACGTCATCCCTCTGGCCCAGCAGCACAACCCGGTGGTGGTCGGCATCTTCGAGTTGTGTACCTGGCTGCAGAAGAAGGGCGTGAAGCAGATCGCGCCCATGAACAAGGGCGGCTCGCAGACGGTGGGCGACATCCGCGTGACCATGGTGCACGCCGACCACTCTTGCGGCCTGCAGGACGGCGACCAGATCCTCTACGGGGGCGAGGCTTGCGGCTACGTGATCACCCTGGAGAACGGGCTGAAGATCTATCACGCCGGCGACACCAACGTCTTCGGCGACATGCGCATCATCCACGAGCTCTACAAGCCTGACCTGGCGCTGCTGCCCATCGGCGACCTGTTCACCATGTCGCCGCGGGAGGCCAGCTACGCCTGCGAACTGCTGCGGCCGCGCGCGGTCGTGCCCATGCACTTTGGCACCTTTCCGCTGCTGACGGGCACGCCGGCGGAGTTCCGGCGGATGGCCGCCGACCTGGACGTCGAGGTCATCGAACTGAAGCCGGGGCAGACGCTCTCCTAA
- a CDS encoding rhodanese-like domain-containing protein, whose translation MALPEFKQLVDEAKKQIQEIDVAELKRMQQAQEDFLLIDVREKEEAARGMIPGAAHLSRGLLEVNIDQITTDKDKKIVLYCGGGSRSALAAVNLKKMGFKSPISLAGGWRAWSGQ comes from the coding sequence ATGGCATTGCCGGAGTTCAAGCAACTGGTGGACGAGGCCAAGAAGCAGATCCAGGAGATCGATGTGGCCGAGCTGAAGCGCATGCAGCAGGCCCAAGAGGACTTCCTGCTCATCGACGTGCGCGAGAAGGAGGAGGCGGCGCGAGGGATGATCCCCGGCGCGGCGCACCTGTCCCGCGGCCTCCTGGAAGTGAACATCGACCAGATCACCACCGACAAGGACAAGAAGATCGTGCTCTACTGTGGCGGCGGCAGCCGCTCCGCTCTGGCGGCGGTCAATCTCAAGAAAATGGGCTTCAAGTCCCCCATTTCTCTCGCTGGGGGCTGGCGGGCGTGGAGCGGTCAGTAA